A section of the Pseudobacteroides sp. genome encodes:
- the coaBC gene encoding bifunctional phosphopantothenoylcysteine decarboxylase/phosphopantothenate--cysteine ligase CoaBC — translation MLNGKNVVLGVCGGIAAYKSVEIVSRLKKLGAEVDVIMTESAEKFVAPLTFRSISHNPVITDMFAEPINYDIKHISLSQKADILVIAPATANIIGKIANGIADDMLTTTVMATKAKVLIVPAMNVNMYENVIVKNNIEKLKKLGYGFMEPDTGMLACGVNAKGRMPEPQSVIEAIVDTMAVKGDMKNIRVLITAGPTREAIDPVRYITNHSSGKMGYAIAKAAQKRGADVSLVSGPVSIEKPEKITVYNVISADEMFLKVNELYEPADIIIMAAAVADYKCSVVADTKIKKSSDELTLSLVKNPDIAYSIGKKKGKRVMVGFSAETNDLYKNAKSKLENKNMDMIVANDLTKEGAGFNCDTNIVSIIGNNGEILELPIMPKEKVADEILNYAVRVYYQKKESNT, via the coding sequence ATGCTTAACGGTAAGAATGTCGTTCTTGGCGTATGCGGAGGCATTGCAGCATATAAGTCTGTTGAAATAGTAAGCAGGTTAAAAAAGCTTGGAGCGGAAGTAGATGTTATAATGACTGAAAGTGCCGAGAAATTTGTTGCACCTTTGACATTTAGGTCTATTTCACATAATCCGGTTATAACAGATATGTTTGCCGAACCGATTAATTATGATATAAAGCATATCTCACTTTCACAAAAAGCAGATATACTGGTAATAGCACCTGCAACTGCAAACATAATAGGAAAAATTGCAAACGGCATTGCTGATGACATGCTTACAACAACAGTTATGGCTACAAAGGCAAAAGTCCTTATAGTGCCTGCCATGAATGTAAATATGTATGAAAATGTTATTGTAAAAAACAATATCGAAAAGTTGAAAAAGCTGGGCTATGGATTTATGGAGCCGGATACAGGTATGCTTGCCTGCGGTGTAAATGCGAAAGGCCGGATGCCTGAGCCTCAATCGGTAATTGAAGCTATAGTGGACACGATGGCAGTAAAGGGAGATATGAAGAATATAAGGGTCCTTATAACTGCAGGTCCTACCAGAGAGGCTATTGACCCTGTTAGGTACATAACAAACCATTCCTCTGGCAAAATGGGGTATGCCATCGCAAAGGCGGCACAGAAACGTGGAGCTGATGTTTCTTTGGTAAGCGGGCCTGTAAGCATTGAGAAGCCTGAAAAAATAACTGTTTATAATGTAATTTCAGCTGATGAGATGTTTTTGAAGGTAAACGAGCTGTATGAGCCTGCAGATATAATCATAATGGCAGCAGCTGTTGCGGATTATAAGTGTTCTGTTGTTGCTGATACTAAAATAAAGAAATCCTCAGATGAATTAACATTGAGTCTTGTAAAGAACCCTGATATTGCATATAGTATAGGAAAGAAAAAGGGTAAAAGAGTTATGGTAGGGTTTTCTGCAGAGACTAATGATTTATATAAAAACGCAAAGTCTAAACTTGAAAATAAAAATATGGACATGATAGTTGCCAATGATCTAACAAAAGAAGGAGCAGGTTTTAACTGCGATACAAATATAGTTTCTATAATTGGAAATAACGGTGAAATATTGGAATTGCCCATAATGCCAAAGGAAAAGGTTGCGGATGAGATATTGAATTATGCAGTCAGAGTCTATTATCAAAAGAAAGAAAGCAATACTTGA
- the rpoZ gene encoding DNA-directed RNA polymerase subunit omega, with protein sequence MIYPPISSLMEKVDSRYTLVVATAKRARQIADGSNKLTKCSSEKPVTIAINEINENKITYVRTKSGIK encoded by the coding sequence ATGATATATCCGCCAATAAGTTCACTTATGGAAAAGGTCGATAGCAGGTATACGCTCGTTGTTGCTACTGCAAAAAGGGCAAGACAGATTGCTGATGGTTCTAACAAGCTTACCAAATGCAGCTCTGAAAAGCCTGTAACAATTGCGATAAATGAAATTAATGAAAATAAGATTACATACGTGAGAACAAAAAGCGGTATTAAGTAA
- the remA gene encoding extracellular matrix/biofilm regulator RemA encodes MKLINIGFGNIVSANRLVAIVSPESAPIKRIIQEARDRGMLIDATYGRRTRAVIITDSDHIILSAVQPETVAHRLNVKEADNVDEIIEEEKD; translated from the coding sequence ATGAAGTTAATCAACATAGGATTTGGCAATATCGTGTCAGCGAACAGGCTAGTAGCCATTGTAAGTCCTGAATCAGCTCCAATCAAAAGGATTATACAGGAAGCCAGAGACAGGGGAATGCTAATTGATGCGACATATGGCAGAAGGACAAGAGCAGTAATAATTACCGACAGCGATCATATCATATTATCAGCGGTCCAGCCTGAAACAGTTGCACATAGGCTGAACGTAAAAGAAGCGGATAATGTAGATGAAATTATAGAAGAAGAAAAAGATTAA